A stretch of the Spirochaeta lutea genome encodes the following:
- a CDS encoding MiaB/RimO family radical SAM methylthiotransferase, which translates to MKYHLIHLGCQMNQSDAERITSVLHAMGYSPTDSEEDANLLGIVACSVRQKAIDKVYSKIQKWNTWKNRKNLLTFVSGCILPSDREKFLERFDLLFSIKELPELPQMISQYGVVTPGALDPQRMQKAQEIAQHNANQSPASPPRPVGPMWLKDPKPAGLAFTENPLPVTIKQKTPEHTEAVRKSTLHSIRALQDELKSLGGAESIRRTLIQKNPQEDPMGGFWFIEPSYSSDFEAFIPIQNGCDKFCSFCAVPYTRGREVSRPSREILSEVQTLVDRGYKSITLLGQNVNSYGLDKPGQELSFPQLMEEIGKIGDRASQEGREFWTYFTSPHPRDMTDELLHVIAKYPCLAKQIHLPLQSGDDKVLFKMNRNHSMARYRSIVTNIREILPEATIFTDIIVGFTSETNQQFENTRQAVREFKYNMAFIAMYSPRPGAASSRWDDDISQDEKKRRLHLLSQDLQEVSLEYNRQLVGKTLRVLVEKSDRKSGYLSGRTEGKIGVRFPSSDSELIGQFVDLTITSCQALSLEGQLTDARVTAL; encoded by the coding sequence ATGAAATACCATCTCATTCACCTGGGATGTCAGATGAACCAAAGCGATGCCGAGCGCATAACCTCGGTCCTCCATGCCATGGGGTACAGCCCCACGGACAGCGAAGAAGACGCCAATCTCCTGGGCATCGTGGCCTGTTCAGTACGTCAGAAGGCCATAGATAAGGTGTACTCCAAAATTCAAAAATGGAACACCTGGAAGAACCGGAAGAACCTGCTGACCTTCGTTTCGGGATGTATTCTGCCCTCCGACCGGGAAAAATTCTTAGAACGCTTTGACCTGCTCTTCAGCATCAAAGAACTGCCCGAGCTCCCGCAGATGATCAGTCAGTACGGGGTGGTTACCCCCGGGGCGTTGGATCCCCAACGGATGCAGAAGGCCCAGGAGATCGCTCAGCACAACGCGAACCAAAGCCCAGCCTCTCCCCCGAGACCCGTGGGCCCCATGTGGCTCAAGGACCCCAAACCGGCGGGCCTGGCCTTTACGGAAAATCCCCTGCCGGTAACCATTAAACAAAAGACCCCGGAACATACCGAAGCAGTACGGAAAAGCACCCTGCACTCCATTCGGGCCCTGCAGGATGAGCTTAAAAGCCTGGGAGGTGCGGAATCCATCCGCAGGACCCTTATCCAGAAGAATCCCCAGGAGGATCCCATGGGAGGGTTCTGGTTTATCGAGCCATCCTACTCTTCGGACTTCGAAGCCTTCATCCCCATTCAAAACGGTTGTGATAAATTCTGCAGCTTCTGCGCCGTTCCCTATACCCGGGGCCGGGAGGTGAGCCGTCCGAGCCGGGAGATTCTATCCGAGGTCCAGACCCTGGTAGACCGGGGGTATAAGAGCATCACCCTTTTGGGCCAGAACGTGAATAGCTACGGCCTGGATAAGCCGGGGCAGGAACTGAGCTTCCCCCAACTCATGGAGGAAATCGGCAAGATCGGCGACCGGGCCAGCCAGGAGGGCCGAGAATTCTGGACCTACTTCACCAGCCCCCACCCCCGGGACATGACCGATGAACTTCTTCACGTCATTGCGAAGTACCCGTGTTTAGCTAAGCAGATTCACCTGCCTCTGCAAAGCGGAGACGACAAGGTGCTGTTTAAGATGAACCGCAACCACAGCATGGCCCGCTACCGGAGCATCGTCACCAATATCCGGGAGATTCTACCCGAGGCCACCATCTTTACGGACATCATCGTCGGCTTTACCAGCGAAACCAACCAACAATTCGAGAATACCCGGCAGGCTGTTCGGGAATTCAAATACAATATGGCCTTCATTGCCATGTACAGCCCCCGTCCCGGTGCTGCCTCCAGCCGATGGGATGATGATATTAGCCAGGACGAGAAAAAACGCCGACTGCACCTCCTGAGTCAAGACCTGCAAGAGGTATCCCTGGAATACAACCGTCAATTGGTAGGTAAAACCCTGCGGGTACTGGTAGAAAAGTCCGACCGGAAGTCCGGCTACCTCTCGGGCCGAACCGAGGGGAAAATTGGGGTCCGTTTCCCCAGCTCCGATTCGGAACTGATCGGGCAATTCGTAGACCTTACCATCACCTCCTGCCAAGCCCTTAGCCTGGAAGGCCAGCTCACCGATGCGAGGGTTACCGCCTTATGA
- a CDS encoding ferredoxin--NADP reductase has product MEHGSAGRVYRKILAIRHLSDTTFVLRFERLGLDFEPGQYLSVGLKNDINMREYSVYSPIAADYLEILVKEVESGYVSPRLKRLKPGDLIYAEGPFGFFTISPEQRRMPLYFIATGTGISPFHCFTGSDPRLNYTLLHGIRDRGEAYEHQWYDANRLVACLSRDPQGVSGEHRTWSGRVTSKLLSMASDGGLSPEGQYYLCGNCDMIYEAYDIITQAGVEANQIFAEVYF; this is encoded by the coding sequence ATGGAACATGGTTCTGCCGGCCGGGTGTATCGGAAAATTCTGGCTATTAGGCATCTGAGCGATACAACCTTCGTGCTGCGGTTTGAGAGGTTAGGTCTGGATTTTGAGCCGGGTCAGTACCTCAGCGTAGGATTGAAGAACGACATCAATATGCGGGAATACTCAGTATACAGCCCCATTGCTGCGGACTACCTGGAGATACTTGTCAAAGAGGTTGAGTCCGGATATGTTAGCCCCCGGTTAAAACGCCTTAAGCCCGGAGACCTCATATATGCCGAGGGACCCTTTGGTTTTTTTACCATCTCGCCGGAGCAGCGCCGCATGCCGCTCTATTTTATTGCCACCGGAACGGGAATATCACCCTTCCACTGTTTTACCGGCAGCGACCCGAGGCTAAACTACACCCTGCTGCACGGGATTCGGGACCGTGGAGAGGCGTACGAGCACCAGTGGTACGATGCCAACCGGTTGGTTGCCTGCCTGAGCCGGGATCCCCAGGGGGTGTCCGGGGAACACCGGACCTGGAGTGGCAGGGTTACCTCCAAGCTCCTATCCATGGCGAGTGACGGTGGGCTCTCCCCAGAAGGGCAGTATTACCTCTGCGGCAACTGCGATATGATCTATGAAGCATACGATATCATCACCCAGGCCGGGGTAGAAGCGAACCAGATTTTCGCAGAGGTATACTTCTAA